A single Pieris rapae chromosome 2, ilPieRapa1.1, whole genome shotgun sequence DNA region contains:
- the LOC110995337 gene encoding tropomodulin-1 isoform X1 encodes MRQIYRRNNGARRPRNTRIATMAETIEETYETSVTRKVVRKSLKIEEKSSSTKTTTMTTPAKLYGRELSTYDEIDVDELLSKLTQEELTMLAKEVDPDDTFLPPSQRTNYACEKDPTGPLNRKKLIEHINKQALETPDRPEVKPYVAGVVRGKKWIPPPPPEKVRDADEQITIDLGDEYEQALTSASQEEIIDLAAILGFHSMMNQDQYHASLLNKGQPVGLGWDGITKATKPKVYPMDPPNDTDPEDTIKRVKENDQNLTDLNWNNIKNISDEKFEKLFEGLKTNTHLEVLSLVNVGLNDRTAQLLADALEQNTTLRVVNVETNFISPPGVVQLVKSLLTTTTVEEFRASNQRSQVLGNKIEMEITKLVEANPTLLRLGLHLEYSDARHRVASHLQRNIDRNCRVQKRTSVSLRLRLPGRPPAVGVDASLLNLTPPSAETPTPTKETVMPVRDESVENTILIPADIVQEQNGRSPTTTQLPDFNPNPYSWQSSSLDPMHPQS; translated from the exons AAGTCGTCAAGTACGAAAACGACGACAATGACGACACCGGCCAAGTTGTACGGCAGAGAATTGTCCACATACGATGAAATTGATGTCGACGAACTTTTATCGAAGTTGACACAAGAAGAGCTGACTATGCTCGCTAAGGAAGTAGACCCCGAC GACACATTTTTACCACCATCACAAAGGACAAACTATGCATGTGAAAAGGATCCCACTGGTCCGCTGAATCGTAAGAAATTGATTGAACATATTAATAAGCAGGCACTAGAGACGCCTGATAGGCCAGAGGTGAAACCATATGTTGCCGGTGTTGTTAGAGGGAAAAAG TGGATTCCACCGCCACCTCCAGAAAAAGTTCGTGATGCAGATGAACAAATTACAATAGATCTAGGTGATGAATATGAGCAGGCACTCACCTCCGCCTCACAGGAGGAAATCATCGACCTCGCCG ctaTTCTCGGGTTCCACTCCATGATGAATCAGGACCAGTACCACGCCTCATTATTAAACAAGGGGCAACCTGTTGGCCTCGGATGGGACGGCATCACAAAAGCGACTAAACCGAAG GTGTACCCAATGGACCCACCAAACGACACAGACCCCGAAGATACCATCAAAAGGGTGAAGGAGAATGACCAGAATCTGACAGATCTCAATTGGAATAATATTAAG AACATAAGCGACGAGAAATTCGAAAAACTCTTCGAAgggttaaaaacaaatacacattTGGAAGTTCTGTCGCTGGTTAACGTGGGCCTGAACGACCGCACGGCCCAACTTTTGGCCGACGCCTTGGAACAGAACACCACTTTGCGAGTGGTCAATGTGGAGACTAACTTTATCAGCCCCCCTGGTGTTGTCCAATTGGTTAAATCCCTGCTTACAACGACCACTGTTGAGGAGTTCCGGGCTTCAAACcag cgGTCGCAAGTCCTCGGCAACAAGATTGAGATGGAGATAACGAAGTTGGTGGAAGCGAATCCCACTTTGCTCCGACTGGGTTTGCACCTGGAGTACAGCGACGCCCGCCATCGCGTCGCCAGCCATCTGCAGAGGAACATCGACAGAA ATTGCCGAGTACAAAAGCGCACTAGCGTGTCCCTGCGACTACGCCTGCCCGGCCGGCCGCCCGCGGTGGGCGTCGACGCTAGCTTGTTGAACCTCACGCCGCCCAGCGCCGAAACACCCACGCCCACTAAAGAAACGGTAATGCCGGTCCGCGACGAAAGCGTCGAAAACACAATCCTCATACCGGCAGACATTGTTCAGGAGCAGAACGGACGTAGCCCGACGACCACGCAATTGCCCGACTTTAACCCAAATCCATACTC GTGGCAGAGCTCTTCGCTTGACCCGATGCACCCGCAGTCGTAG
- the LOC110995337 gene encoding tropomodulin-1 isoform X2: MRQIYRRNNGARRPRNTRIATMAETIEETYETSVTRKVVRKSLKIEEKSSSTKTTTMTTPAKLYGRELSTYDEIDVDELLSKLTQEELTMLAKEVDPDDTFLPPSQRTNYACEKDPTGPLNRKKLIEHINKQALETPDRPEVKPYVAGVVRGKKWIPPPPPEKVRDADEQITIDLGDEYEQALTSASQEEIIDLAAILGFHSMMNQDQYHASLLNKGQPVGLGWDGITKATKPKVYPMDPPNDTDPEDTIKRVKENDQNLTDLNWNNIKNISDEKFEKLFEGLKTNTHLEVLSLVNVGLNDRTAQLLADALEQNTTLRVVNVETNFISPPGVVQLVKSLLTTTTVEEFRASNQRSQVLGNKIEMEITKLVEANPTLLRLGLHLEYSDARHRVASHLQRNIDRNCRVQKRTSVSLRLRLPGRPPAVGVDASLLNLTPPSAETPTPTKETVMPVRDESVENTILIPADIVQEQNGRSPTTTQLPDFNPNPYSTERPNATTPVQVL, encoded by the exons AAGTCGTCAAGTACGAAAACGACGACAATGACGACACCGGCCAAGTTGTACGGCAGAGAATTGTCCACATACGATGAAATTGATGTCGACGAACTTTTATCGAAGTTGACACAAGAAGAGCTGACTATGCTCGCTAAGGAAGTAGACCCCGAC GACACATTTTTACCACCATCACAAAGGACAAACTATGCATGTGAAAAGGATCCCACTGGTCCGCTGAATCGTAAGAAATTGATTGAACATATTAATAAGCAGGCACTAGAGACGCCTGATAGGCCAGAGGTGAAACCATATGTTGCCGGTGTTGTTAGAGGGAAAAAG TGGATTCCACCGCCACCTCCAGAAAAAGTTCGTGATGCAGATGAACAAATTACAATAGATCTAGGTGATGAATATGAGCAGGCACTCACCTCCGCCTCACAGGAGGAAATCATCGACCTCGCCG ctaTTCTCGGGTTCCACTCCATGATGAATCAGGACCAGTACCACGCCTCATTATTAAACAAGGGGCAACCTGTTGGCCTCGGATGGGACGGCATCACAAAAGCGACTAAACCGAAG GTGTACCCAATGGACCCACCAAACGACACAGACCCCGAAGATACCATCAAAAGGGTGAAGGAGAATGACCAGAATCTGACAGATCTCAATTGGAATAATATTAAG AACATAAGCGACGAGAAATTCGAAAAACTCTTCGAAgggttaaaaacaaatacacattTGGAAGTTCTGTCGCTGGTTAACGTGGGCCTGAACGACCGCACGGCCCAACTTTTGGCCGACGCCTTGGAACAGAACACCACTTTGCGAGTGGTCAATGTGGAGACTAACTTTATCAGCCCCCCTGGTGTTGTCCAATTGGTTAAATCCCTGCTTACAACGACCACTGTTGAGGAGTTCCGGGCTTCAAACcag cgGTCGCAAGTCCTCGGCAACAAGATTGAGATGGAGATAACGAAGTTGGTGGAAGCGAATCCCACTTTGCTCCGACTGGGTTTGCACCTGGAGTACAGCGACGCCCGCCATCGCGTCGCCAGCCATCTGCAGAGGAACATCGACAGAA ATTGCCGAGTACAAAAGCGCACTAGCGTGTCCCTGCGACTACGCCTGCCCGGCCGGCCGCCCGCGGTGGGCGTCGACGCTAGCTTGTTGAACCTCACGCCGCCCAGCGCCGAAACACCCACGCCCACTAAAGAAACGGTAATGCCGGTCCGCGACGAAAGCGTCGAAAACACAATCCTCATACCGGCAGACATTGTTCAGGAGCAGAACGGACGTAGCCCGACGACCACGCAATTGCCCGACTTTAACCCAAATCCATACTC TACGGAAAGACCTAACGCTACGACTCCAGTTCAGGTTCTTTAA
- the LOC110995337 gene encoding tropomodulin-1 isoform X3: MRQIYRRNNGARRPRNTRIATMAETIEETYETSVTRKVVRKSLKIEEKSSSTKTTTMTTPAKLYGRELSTYDEIDVDELLSKLTQEELTMLAKEVDPDDTFLPPSQRTNYACEKDPTGPLNRKKLIEHINKQALETPDRPEVKPYVAGVVRGKKWIPPPPPEKVRDADEQITIDLGDEYEQALTSASQEEIIDLAAILGFHSMMNQDQYHASLLNKGQPVGLGWDGITKATKPKVYPMDPPNDTDPEDTIKRVKENDQNLTDLNWNNIKNISDEKFEKLFEGLKTNTHLEVLSLVNVGLNDRTAQLLADALEQNTTLRVVNVETNFISPPGVVQLVKSLLTTTTVEEFRASNQRSQVLGNKIEMEITKLVEANPTLLRLGLHLEYSDARHRVASHLQRNIDRNCRVQKRTSVSLRLRLPGRPPAVGVDASLLNLTPPSAETPTPTKETVMPVRDESVENTILIPADIVQEQNGRSPTTTQLPDFNPNPYSTPAATEPE; this comes from the exons AAGTCGTCAAGTACGAAAACGACGACAATGACGACACCGGCCAAGTTGTACGGCAGAGAATTGTCCACATACGATGAAATTGATGTCGACGAACTTTTATCGAAGTTGACACAAGAAGAGCTGACTATGCTCGCTAAGGAAGTAGACCCCGAC GACACATTTTTACCACCATCACAAAGGACAAACTATGCATGTGAAAAGGATCCCACTGGTCCGCTGAATCGTAAGAAATTGATTGAACATATTAATAAGCAGGCACTAGAGACGCCTGATAGGCCAGAGGTGAAACCATATGTTGCCGGTGTTGTTAGAGGGAAAAAG TGGATTCCACCGCCACCTCCAGAAAAAGTTCGTGATGCAGATGAACAAATTACAATAGATCTAGGTGATGAATATGAGCAGGCACTCACCTCCGCCTCACAGGAGGAAATCATCGACCTCGCCG ctaTTCTCGGGTTCCACTCCATGATGAATCAGGACCAGTACCACGCCTCATTATTAAACAAGGGGCAACCTGTTGGCCTCGGATGGGACGGCATCACAAAAGCGACTAAACCGAAG GTGTACCCAATGGACCCACCAAACGACACAGACCCCGAAGATACCATCAAAAGGGTGAAGGAGAATGACCAGAATCTGACAGATCTCAATTGGAATAATATTAAG AACATAAGCGACGAGAAATTCGAAAAACTCTTCGAAgggttaaaaacaaatacacattTGGAAGTTCTGTCGCTGGTTAACGTGGGCCTGAACGACCGCACGGCCCAACTTTTGGCCGACGCCTTGGAACAGAACACCACTTTGCGAGTGGTCAATGTGGAGACTAACTTTATCAGCCCCCCTGGTGTTGTCCAATTGGTTAAATCCCTGCTTACAACGACCACTGTTGAGGAGTTCCGGGCTTCAAACcag cgGTCGCAAGTCCTCGGCAACAAGATTGAGATGGAGATAACGAAGTTGGTGGAAGCGAATCCCACTTTGCTCCGACTGGGTTTGCACCTGGAGTACAGCGACGCCCGCCATCGCGTCGCCAGCCATCTGCAGAGGAACATCGACAGAA ATTGCCGAGTACAAAAGCGCACTAGCGTGTCCCTGCGACTACGCCTGCCCGGCCGGCCGCCCGCGGTGGGCGTCGACGCTAGCTTGTTGAACCTCACGCCGCCCAGCGCCGAAACACCCACGCCCACTAAAGAAACGGTAATGCCGGTCCGCGACGAAAGCGTCGAAAACACAATCCTCATACCGGCAGACATTGTTCAGGAGCAGAACGGACGTAGCCCGACGACCACGCAATTGCCCGACTTTAACCCAAATCCATACTC TACGCCAGCAGCGACGGAGCCAGAATAG
- the LOC110995337 gene encoding tropomodulin-1 isoform X6, translating to MTEFFGSWNKGDEEVEETVETVETITRTTRRVQSPSKSSSTKTTTMTTPAKLYGRELSTYDEIDVDELLSKLTQEELTMLAKEVDPDDTFLPPSQRTNYACEKDPTGPLNRKKLIEHINKQALETPDRPEVKPYVAGVVRGKKWIPPPPPEKVRDADEQITIDLGDEYEQALTSASQEEIIDLAAILGFHSMMNQDQYHASLLNKGQPVGLGWDGITKATKPKVYPMDPPNDTDPEDTIKRVKENDQNLTDLNWNNIKNISDEKFEKLFEGLKTNTHLEVLSLVNVGLNDRTAQLLADALEQNTTLRVVNVETNFISPPGVVQLVKSLLTTTTVEEFRASNQRSQVLGNKIEMEITKLVEANPTLLRLGLHLEYSDARHRVASHLQRNIDRNCRVQKRTSVSLRLRLPGRPPAVGVDASLLNLTPPSAETPTPTKETVMPVRDESVENTILIPADIVQEQNGRSPTTTQLPDFNPNPYSTPAATEPE from the exons AAGTCGTCAAGTACGAAAACGACGACAATGACGACACCGGCCAAGTTGTACGGCAGAGAATTGTCCACATACGATGAAATTGATGTCGACGAACTTTTATCGAAGTTGACACAAGAAGAGCTGACTATGCTCGCTAAGGAAGTAGACCCCGAC GACACATTTTTACCACCATCACAAAGGACAAACTATGCATGTGAAAAGGATCCCACTGGTCCGCTGAATCGTAAGAAATTGATTGAACATATTAATAAGCAGGCACTAGAGACGCCTGATAGGCCAGAGGTGAAACCATATGTTGCCGGTGTTGTTAGAGGGAAAAAG TGGATTCCACCGCCACCTCCAGAAAAAGTTCGTGATGCAGATGAACAAATTACAATAGATCTAGGTGATGAATATGAGCAGGCACTCACCTCCGCCTCACAGGAGGAAATCATCGACCTCGCCG ctaTTCTCGGGTTCCACTCCATGATGAATCAGGACCAGTACCACGCCTCATTATTAAACAAGGGGCAACCTGTTGGCCTCGGATGGGACGGCATCACAAAAGCGACTAAACCGAAG GTGTACCCAATGGACCCACCAAACGACACAGACCCCGAAGATACCATCAAAAGGGTGAAGGAGAATGACCAGAATCTGACAGATCTCAATTGGAATAATATTAAG AACATAAGCGACGAGAAATTCGAAAAACTCTTCGAAgggttaaaaacaaatacacattTGGAAGTTCTGTCGCTGGTTAACGTGGGCCTGAACGACCGCACGGCCCAACTTTTGGCCGACGCCTTGGAACAGAACACCACTTTGCGAGTGGTCAATGTGGAGACTAACTTTATCAGCCCCCCTGGTGTTGTCCAATTGGTTAAATCCCTGCTTACAACGACCACTGTTGAGGAGTTCCGGGCTTCAAACcag cgGTCGCAAGTCCTCGGCAACAAGATTGAGATGGAGATAACGAAGTTGGTGGAAGCGAATCCCACTTTGCTCCGACTGGGTTTGCACCTGGAGTACAGCGACGCCCGCCATCGCGTCGCCAGCCATCTGCAGAGGAACATCGACAGAA ATTGCCGAGTACAAAAGCGCACTAGCGTGTCCCTGCGACTACGCCTGCCCGGCCGGCCGCCCGCGGTGGGCGTCGACGCTAGCTTGTTGAACCTCACGCCGCCCAGCGCCGAAACACCCACGCCCACTAAAGAAACGGTAATGCCGGTCCGCGACGAAAGCGTCGAAAACACAATCCTCATACCGGCAGACATTGTTCAGGAGCAGAACGGACGTAGCCCGACGACCACGCAATTGCCCGACTTTAACCCAAATCCATACTC TACGCCAGCAGCGACGGAGCCAGAATAG
- the LOC110995323 gene encoding geranylgeranyl pyrophosphate synthase-like yields MEKSKENDSGIYRKSYMEKELLAPYTHILKVVGKRLRNKIPIAFNTWFKLPQEKINKIMEVVDIVYNGTLLIDDIQDNTLVRRGIPSAHCVYGIPFTLNCSLQVLTIMLQKLLELHPMAAKLFSENFLEIVRGQGTELYWREHFICPTEEKYDEMNKQKTGHMFLISVRLMQLLSDSKNDYTDLVLTIGLYFQLRDDYCNLIQQEALEEWPSEAEKKNATNLDIYCEDLTEGKFTLPIIHAARTTDGDAILNILRQRTRDVALKKFCVAELQRLGSLKYTRDRLVHLDKHIRDEINRLGGNTELMAAMDELFTW; encoded by the exons ATGGAAAAATCCAAGGAAAATGACTCGGGCATCTATCGTAAATCCTACATGGAGAAG gaaTTACTGGCGCCGTACACCCATATATTGAAGGTCGTCGGTAAACGTCTGAGGAACAAGATACCGATCGCATTCAACACTTGGTTTAAGCTACCACAagaaaaaatcaacaaaataatGGAAGTCGTCGATATAGTTTATAATGGCACCCtttt gaTTGATGATATTCAGGATAACACGTTGGTTAGGAGGGGTATACCTTCAGCGCACTGCGTGTATGGAATTCCTTTCACTCTCAATTGTTCACTCCAAGTTCTAACTATCATGCTACAAAAGCTTCTCGAACTACATCCTATg gcTGCAAAACTGTTTTCGGAAAACTTCTTAGAAATAGTGCGTGGTCAAGGCACGGAGTTGTACTGGAGGGAGCACTTTATTTGTCCCACTGAAGAAAAATACGATGAGATGAATAAGCAGA aAACAGGACACATGTTCTTGATATCTGTACGACTGATGCAGCTCTTGAGCGACAGTAAGAATGACTACACAGATCTTGTTCTTACCATCGGCTTATACTTCCAGCTAAGAGACGATTACTGCAATCTCATACAGCAGGAG GCTTTAGAAGAATGGCCATCTGAGGCGGagaaaaag AATGCGACAAACTTAGACATATACTGTGAAGATTTGACTGAGGGGAAGTTCACATTACCCATTATTCACGCTGCTCGAACAACTGATGGCGACGCTATACTCA ATATTCTACGTCAACGCACTCGTGACGTCGCTCTGAAGAAGTTCTGCGTAGCTGAATTACAACGATTGGGCAGTTTAAAGTACACACGCGACAGACTTGTACATCTCGACAAGCATATAAGAGATGAG ATCAATCGTCTCGGTGGCAACACCGAATTAATGGCGGCAATGGATGAGTTGTTTACTTGGTGA